AGCTGTTAACAGAAGATCTGTATATAGATTCTAAATAATCTTCGTAATGGATGCACgtccaaaaaaattaaaatattaattataataatatgtttatcatatataaaacaaatatttgaataaatagtcAATTTTTTACTGAACTTcacttctaatttaattgtatgaattgatatcaatatcaataCAATTCAGAAATAGGCCCATCACTATTGAACACCCCTGTGATAGGATCTTCTTCTTCACCGCCATTTTACTTATTGTTAGGGAAACTTACAGTGTTTGGTACTGTATGTATGCACCACGATATCATATTCAATCATAATCTTTTAACCACTTATTTTTTAGAAGAGTTTGTACCTACAAATGCAATTGAATGTCAATTGTTGTTGTccagtaattaaatttttgttaacgAACCGCTCTATCAGAAGCATTCATTATACATATGTTTGAAGTGATTCGCGTGAAAAATGTATCTTCAAACCTACGCTTACTTTCAGAACACTGCATACAAACAAATATTTACTTTTGCCTTGAACGACCTACCTCAGAAAAAACGCTCATCAAATAAATGATTCTAATAGAATGTCGTATAATAAAGGAATAATTCTACAGAGATAATATGTATGTAAACCGATAAGATAACACACGTTGcatattttgcataaaatttGTACCAAAATCTTATTTTAAAGGAAAAAGGAATTTGGAATGAACAGGTAAATTCTTGCCAAGTGCAAACAGATtgtttctttgtaaaatatgaTTTGTGGCCCTGAAAAGGGCCAATTGGTATGTATTCTTCAACGAATTACTTTTTCGCCGTTGCTCTTGCGATTTTCGGCGACTTTGCTGTTTTTGGTTTTGGAGTTTTCGTCTTTGCTGCTGGCGCTTTTGTGGTTTTCTTCGCTTTCGACAAATTCTTCGGTGGTGGTGTTGCCTTTTGTTCCACAGATTCTGCTTTCTTAACAGTAGCAGCTTTAGCTTTTTTAGGAGGAGGTTGTTTTTTGGCTGCCGCGGTTGGTTTCTTCACAGTGGGTGTTTTCTTTGGGGCAGCCGCTTTCTTAGGACTCGCTGGCTTCTTCTTCTCTGCAGCTTTCTTTTCAGCTGGAGCAGATACGGCCCGTTTCACGAGGCGTTTGGATTTGCTCTTTGATTCGGAACCCTTCGAAGATGTGGATAGCTTGAACGAGCCAGAGGCACCTTTACCCTTGGTTTGCACCACCGCACCGGCAGTTACGGCACTTTTTAAGTACCTCTTAATAAATGGCGCCATTTTTTCACCATCAACTTTATACGTCGTTGCTATGTATTTCTTGATAGCTTGAACTGACGATCCCTTGCGATCTTGCAAGGCCTTGATAGCAGCATTCACCATATCCGCAGTTGGTGGATGTGACGATTTAGAACGCTGCGATTTTGTCTTCGATTTTGCAGACTTTTTTGCAGGCGATGGATTTGCCGTCGAATTTTCCACTGTTGCAGTATTTACAGAGCTGTTTTTCTCCTCCATCATACACAAAATATACAATAACCGCGTAAATGCAACTTTCACGATCAGTTCACAGAGTACGCGACTAACTCAGAAATCGAGCTACTAGTAGCAAAAGCGCGGACCGGGAAGAAAGACCTCTCCTCTGTTTCCAATATCACGTTGCTGAGAATCCTGGACTAACACGGAAAGATTTATGATTTATGCAATTATTTGTTCGATTCAAAGCACATATTAGACATGTAAAGTTTCAGTTATTGTCAGTAGTTTTCAACGGTGTCGTTAAATGACAAATTTACCTCGATTTTCAGCTATTATATTCGCCTGAAGTGACATAATCTCACCGTTGTTCTTATTTAGGACTACACCAATCTggaaaattaagtaaaaaaagGAGAATATTTAATCCAAAACGATTTCTCTTGTTAGAATAAATGTCCTAATATTAAACCTATCAATTTATGTACATCAGTTGTTAATGGAGTTTAGATATTATcagaaattccaagaattttaCGCGGAAAGAAATACAATCATCAAGAAGATGCGACGCAAATGGTTGACATTACAGTCATTTATATAATACCATTA
This Osmia lignaria lignaria isolate PbOS001 chromosome 9, iyOsmLign1, whole genome shotgun sequence DNA region includes the following protein-coding sequences:
- the LOC117602036 gene encoding uncharacterized protein LOC117602036 translates to MMEEKNSSVNTATVENSTANPSPAKKSAKSKTKSQRSKSSHPPTADMVNAAIKALQDRKGSSVQAIKKYIATTYKVDGEKMAPFIKRYLKSAVTAGAVVQTKGKGASGSFKLSTSSKGSESKSKSKRLVKRAVSAPAEKKAAEKKKPASPKKAAAPKKTPTVKKPTAAAKKQPPPKKAKAATVKKAESVEQKATPPPKNLSKAKKTTKAPAAKTKTPKPKTAKSPKIARATAKK